One Cryptomeria japonica chromosome 9, Sugi_1.0, whole genome shotgun sequence genomic window carries:
- the LOC131039497 gene encoding fructose-bisphosphate aldolase 6, cytosolic — translation MSCFKGKYHDELIANANYIATPGKGILAADESTGTIGKRLASINVENVESNRRALRELLFTAPGALPFISGVILFEETLYQKASDGTPFVDILTAAGVLPGIKVDKGTVDLAGTAGETTTQGLDGLGQRCATYYKAGARFAKWRAVLKIGPTEPSQLAIQENANGLARYAIICQENGLVPIVEPEILVDGPHSIDVCADVTERVVAACYKALNDHHVLLEGTLLKPNMVTPGSDAPKVSPEVIAQYTVQALQRTVPPAVPGIMFLSGGQSEEEATLNLNAMNKLQGVKKPWTLSFSFGRALQASTLKTWGGKPENVGKAQAALLSRCKANSQATLGTYAGDSAQAAGVAESLHVKDYKY, via the exons ATGTCTTGCTTCAAGGGTAAATACCATG ATGAGCTGATAGCCAATGCCAACTACATAGCCACCCCAGGAAAGGGCATTCTTGCTGCAGATGAAAGCACAGGAACAATTGGCAAGCGTCTTGCCTCCATCAATGTTGAAAACGTCGAATCCAACCGCCGAGCCCTCCGAGAGCTTCTCTTCACAGCCCCGGGCGCCCTTCCCTTCATCAGCGGAGTCATTCTCTTTGAAGAGACCCTCTACCAGAAGGCTTCCGATGGTACGCCATTTGTGGACATCCTAACTGCTGCAGGAGTCCTTCCAGGCATCAAAGTAGACAAGGGCACTGTGGACCTAGCTGGCACGGCAGGGGAGACCACCACCCAGGGCCTGGATGGCCTAGGCCAAAGGTGTGCTACCTATTACAAAGCAGGAGCCCGATTTGCAAAGTGGCGGGCTGTTCTCAAGATTGGACCCACCGAGCCCTCCCAATTGGCCATCCAAGAGAATGCCAATGGGCTTGCTCGCTATGCCATCATATGCCAGGAAAATGGCCTTGTACCCATTGTGGAACCAGAGATCCTTGTGGACGGTCCCCACTCCATTGACGTCTGTGCTGATGTGACAGAGCGCGTCGTTGCAGCCTGCTACAAGGCCCTCAATGACCATCATGTCCTTCTGGAGGGCACGCTTCTTAAGCCCAACATGGTGACACCCGGATCAGATGCCCCCAAAGTCAGCCCTGAAGTCATTGCCCAGTACACAGTCCAGGCCCTTCAGAGGACTGTGCCACCCGCTGTGCCCGGCATTATGTTCTTGTCCGGTGGGCAGAGCGAGGAGGAGGCCACTTTGAACTTGAACGCCATGAACAAGCTTCAGGGCGTTAAGAAGCCATGGACTCTGTCTTTCTCCTTCGGCCGGGCTCTTCAGGCCAGTACTTTGAAAACATGGGGTGGGAAGCCCGAGAATGTGGGCAAGGCCCAGGCTGCCCTTTTGTCACGGTGCAAGGCCAATTCTCAGGCCACTTTAGGAACCTATGCTGGGGATTCTGCTCAGGCCGCTGGCGTCGCCGAGAGCCTTCATGTTAAGGACTACAAATACTGA